Genomic window (Deltaproteobacteria bacterium):
GGCGGCGAAGAGATAGTCCTTTGCAGCGGGACAGAGCTCGCAGGCCGCCAGCGCTCCGGCCGTTGAGATGAAGCCGTCGACCACCACGGGCACGCGCCGCGCCGCTGCGCCGAGCACGAGCCCCGTTATGCCCGCTATCTCGGCTCCCCCCACCTTGGCGAGCACGTCCATGGGGTCCGACGGATCGGGCGAGTTGACCGAGAGGGCGTCCTCTATGACCTTTATCTTGCGGCGGTAGGCGTCGTCGTCTATGCCCGTACCGCGTCCCGTCACCTCGGCGACGGGACGGCCGCTGAAGGCGGCGGCCATGGCGCTCGCCGCCGTGGTGTTGGCTATGCCCATCTCGCCGGTGGCCATGATCACGCCCGGGGAGGCGTACTCGGCGGCCAGGGCCGCGCCGACCTCGACGGCTCGTTTCGCCTCGTCGGCCGTCATGGCCGGACCGCGCCGCATGTTGGCCGTGCCGCGCAGGACCTTGCGGCGCACGAGCCCGCTGAGCGGCCCGTCGCCGAAATCGTGGTCGACGCCTATGTCCACCACCACGACCTCGGCGCCGGCGTGGCGGGCCAGGACGTTTATGCCCGCGCCCCCGGAGAGGAAGTTCATGACCATCTGGGCCGTCACCTCCCTGGGAAAGGCCGACACACCTTCGTCGGCGACACCGTGGTCCGCGGCGAAGGTGAAGACGTACTTGTTCGTCACGGCGGGCCTTGTCGAGCCCTGTATGGTCACGACCCGCCGGGCCAGCTCCTCGAGACGTCCGAGGCTTCCCCGCGGTTTTGTGAGGCTGTCGAGCCTGTGCTGCGCCTTTTCGGCCAGCCCGGCGTCGACCGGTCTAATCGATCGGAGCGTGTCGCTCAGCGTCGCGCCCTGCGCCTTCGTCGTCTTCATCCTTGAGGAGATCCTCCTTTCCCGTAGTCGCGCCGCCGCCCCTGAGGGCGCCGCCCGCCGCGCCGCCGAGGGCGGCGCAGAGCAGCAGCAGCGCTATGAAAAAGACCCGGTTCGTGTCGGGCTCCCTTATCCAGAAGAGCACGGCCACGGGCAGCACCGTAACGGCGGCCGTGAGCATCCCCCGCGAACCGGTTACGAGGCCGACGACCATGCCGGTCACAACGGCCACCGACGGCATTATGTAGGTGTTGGCGAAGGCCCGGGCCGCGGGCATCATCGTCTCGAAGAGCTCGCGGTTGTCCTTTATGAAGACCTCTATCTCGTCCTTGCCCCTGCCCTTGAAGAACTTGGCCACGAACTGGCCGTAAGGCGTCACGTCGAAGCGCGTGAGGAGCCAGCAGACAAGGGCGAAGACAAAGAAGTAGACGAGGTTGCCCACGAAGAGCGCCGCCAGCGTCCTTGAGTCAAGGAACCTTTTCATTTTCCTCCGCAGGGTGTTAATCGCCCTGGGGGAAACTTTCTGTAGAAGGGCCACAGGCCCACGTTTCCCCCAGACCCCCTTCAAAGACTTTTCATTCCCTGCGGTTCACCCCGATTTGCTTGCAAATCGGGGTGAACCGCAGGGCGCTAAACATTTTTGGAGGTGGTCTGAGGGAAGCGTGGGTCTGTAACCCTTTTGCAAAAAGGTTCCCTCAGGGTAATAAATCCGAGCGTCGCCCGGGACGTTTACTTGAGTCTTACGGGAAGCCCGGCGGCGATGAAGTGGACCTCATGGGCGGCGGCCGCCACCGTGCGGTTCACAGAGCCCGCCAGGTCCCGGAAGCGTCTTGCCAGGGCGTTCTCCGGCACTATGCCGAGGCCCACTTCGTTGGAGACGGCCACGACGGTCTGCGGCGGTCCGTGCGCCGCCGCATCGTCTCCGAACAGTCGAACGAGCCTTTCCGCCTCGCCGGCGGCCGCCCGGTCGTCGAGGCCCGCGCCCAAGAGGTTGGAGAGCCACAGCGTGAGGCAGTCGAGGAGCACTACCGGCGCGTCCGTCTCCTCGAGGACCTCCACAACCCGGAGCGGCTCCTCGACGGTCGTCCACCTCTCGGAGCGCGAGCTCCTGTGGCGCCGGATGCGCTCTCTCATCTCGTCGTCGAGGGCCCGGGCCGTGGCCAGGTAGAGACCACCGCCGGCGAGCGATTCGCAGAGCCGCTGGGCGAAGGCGCTCTTGCCGCTTCGCGCCCCGCCGAGCACGAAGACGAGCCTACGGCCGGACCCCGCCGCACCGTCCACACTCCCTCCCCCTAAAACTCGATGCCCTTGCGGGCCTTCACGCCCTCGTCGAAGGGGTGTTTTATCTTGAGCATCTCGGTCACGTAGTCGGCGGCCCGCACGAGCTCGACGGGCGCGTTCCGGCCCGTAAGGACCACCTCGAGATCCGGCGGCCTCGACTCGATGAACTCCACCACCTCTTCGACGGCGAGCCAGCCGCCGTTGACGGCCGCCATGGCCTCGTCGAGGACGACCATGTCGATCCCGCCGGCCTCGACGGCGCGCCTCGTTCCCTCGAAGGTCCTCCTTACCGCCTCCTCCGCCTCCGCGTCGCCGGCCCTCTTGCCGGTAAAGAAGGGATGGCGGCAGTTGGAGCGCACAAGCTCTATCTCCGGGAACCGCGTGCGCAGGATATCCTTTTCGCCGGACGAGGCGTCGTCCTCCTTGAAGAACTGGACAAAGAGCACGCGCAGGCCCTGGCCGGCGGCCCTCACGGCCAGACCCACGGCGGCCGTGGTCTTGCCCTTGCCCT
Coding sequences:
- the cobT gene encoding nicotinate-nucleotide--dimethylbenzimidazole phosphoribosyltransferase, which codes for MKTTKAQGATLSDTLRSIRPVDAGLAEKAQHRLDSLTKPRGSLGRLEELARRVVTIQGSTRPAVTNKYVFTFAADHGVADEGVSAFPREVTAQMVMNFLSGGAGINVLARHAGAEVVVVDIGVDHDFGDGPLSGLVRRKVLRGTANMRRGPAMTADEAKRAVEVGAALAAEYASPGVIMATGEMGIANTTAASAMAAAFSGRPVAEVTGRGTGIDDDAYRRKIKVIEDALSVNSPDPSDPMDVLAKVGGAEIAGITGLVLGAAARRVPVVVDGFISTAGALAACELCPAAKDYLFAAHRSVERGHGVMLERMGLEPILDLGLRLGEGTGAALAMGVIEAAVKIYNEMATFEDAGVAEEGD
- the cobU gene encoding bifunctional adenosylcobinamide kinase/adenosylcobinamide-phosphate guanylyltransferase, with amino-acid sequence MDGAAGSGRRLVFVLGGARSGKSAFAQRLCESLAGGGLYLATARALDDEMRERIRRHRSSRSERWTTVEEPLRVVEVLEETDAPVVLLDCLTLWLSNLLGAGLDDRAAAGEAERLVRLFGDDAAAHGPPQTVVAVSNEVGLGIVPENALARRFRDLAGSVNRTVAAAAHEVHFIAAGLPVRLK
- the cobO gene encoding cob(I)yrinic acid a,c-diamide adenosyltransferase, whose amino-acid sequence is MRRGLVHIYTGEGKGKTTAAVGLAVRAAGQGLRVLFVQFFKEDDASSGEKDILRTRFPEIELVRSNCRHPFFTGKRAGDAEAEEAVRRTFEGTRRAVEAGGIDMVVLDEAMAAVNGGWLAVEEVVEFIESRPPDLEVVLTGRNAPVELVRAADYVTEMLKIKHPFDEGVKARKGIEF